In Oryza brachyantha chromosome 2, ObraRS2, whole genome shotgun sequence, a single window of DNA contains:
- the LOC102699927 gene encoding protein ENHANCED DISEASE RESISTANCE 2-like isoform X1 gives MLSSSASRREGTRSGELMSLSKAVSLAIRPGAAAAAENKSSELVQPRTATKAAAREAAAAAVHYEGWMVRYGRRKIGRSFFHTRYFVLDSRLLAYYKKKPKDNMVPLKSLLIDGNCRVEDRGLKTHHGQMVYVLCVYNKKEKEHQITMGAYDIEDALAWKKNIELIIDQQQENMTAKNRKAFASMDFDMELGGQFLFSDHDSAAEDEEERPTLIRRTTIGNGPPESIHDWTKEHDIGLANQTDPIQLSSKKNWRLLRCQNGLRIFEELLEFDYLARSCSKAMRAVGVVDATCEAIFGLVMSMDVTRYEWDCSFRYGSLVEEVDGHTAVLYHRLQLHWCPMIVWPRDLCYVRYWRRNDDGSYVVLFRSTEHPNCGRQRGFVRAFIESGGFKISPLKCRNGRPRTQVQHLMQIDLRGWVLNYSPSFQYHSLLQILNCVAGLREYFSQTDDTHIIPRIPVMENMFDASSAQKDGKTEEVDSKTKPADQGQADSKNMGIIDEETDEDEDYQVPEANIEEDPNRSDNNAKRADEPPEKIDLSCFSGILRCDPDEKSRNCWTVPDSKLFKVRSKNFPHDKSKIPAASYLMELAAIDWFKDSKRMDNVGRQKGCVAQVAAEKGMHTFVANIQIPGSTHYSLVMYFVTKSLKKGSLLQRFFDGDDEFRNSRLKLIPSVPKGSWIVRQSVGSTPCLLGKAVDCSYVRGAGYLEVDVDIGSSAVANGVLGLVFGVVTTLVVDMAFLIQANTYEELPEQVIGAARLAHVEPSAAILPHDLLDDTDSAANAASSSEDDHSSKKTN, from the exons ATGCtgagctcgtcggcgtcgaggCGGGAAGGCACGAGGAGCGGCGAGCTGATGTCCCTCTCCAAGGCAGTCAGCCTCGCCATCAGGCcaggtgctgctgctgctgctgagaaCAAGAGCAGCGAACTGGTGCAGCCCAGGACGGCcacgaaggcggcggcgcgggaggcagcggcggcggcggtgcactaTGAGGGATGGATGGTCCGCTACGGCCGGAGGAAGATCGGCAGGTCCTTCTTCCACACGCGCTACTTCGTTCTCGACAGCAGGCTGCTCGCTTACTACAAGAAGAAGCCCAAGGACAACATG GTTCCTCTCAAGTCGCTGCTCATAGATGGCAATTGCAGGGTGGAGGACAGAGGACTTAAAACACATCATGGACAA ATGGTTTATGTCCTCTGCGTTTAtaataagaaagaaaaggagcacCAGATCACG ATGGGCGCGTATGATATTGAAGATGCCTTGGCTTGGAAAAAGAATATTGAACTCATCATTGATCAG CAGCAAGAAAATATGACTGCTAAAAACCGTAAGGCCTTCGCTTCAATGGACTTTGATATGGAATTAGGAGGGCAGTTCTTATTTTCAGACCATGACAGCGC AGCTGAAGATGAAGAGGAGAGGCCTACGTTGATCCGCAGGACAACTATAGGGAACG GCCCCCCTGAATCAATACATGACTGGACCAAAGAGCATGATATTGGTTTAGCCAATCAGACTGATCCCATTCAACTTAGCTCCAAGAAGAATTGGCGCCTACTTAGATGCCAAAATG GACTGCGCATCTTTGAAGAACTTCTGGAATTTGATTATCTT GCAAGAAGTTGTAGCAAAGCAATGCGAGCTGTTGGTGTAGTGGATGCCACATGCGAAGCCATTTTTGGGCTGGTGATGAGCATGGATGTAACAAGATACGA GTGGGACTGCAGCTTTCGGTATGGTAGTTTAGTTGAAGAGGTTGATGGCCATACAGCTGTACTGTACCATAGGTTGCAGCTGCACTGGTGCCCAAT GATAGTATGGCCTCGAGACCTATGTTATGTTCGTTATTGGCGGCGTAATGATGATGGAAGTTatg TTGTGCTGTTTCGATCTACAGAGCATCCAAACTGTGGTCGTCAACGAGGATTTGTGAGGGCTTTTATTGAAA GTGGAGGTTTCAAGATCTCTCCTCTGAAATGTCGCAACGGGAGACCCCGCACTCAAGTTCAACACCTAATGCAGATTGATCTGAGGGGATGGGTCCTCAACTATTCTCCTTCCTTTCAGTATCACTCTTTGCTGCAGATACTTAACTGTGTAGCCG GTCTGCGGGAATACTTCTCCCAGACAGATGATACACATATAATTCCAAGGATTCCTGTGATGGAAAACATGTTCGATGCATCTTCAGCACAAAAAGATGGCAAGACTGAAGAAGTGGACTCAAAGACTAAACCAGCAGATCAAGGACAAGCAGATAGTAAAAATATGGGAATCATCGATGAAGAAACAGACGAGGATGAGGACTATCAGGTTCCTGAAGCTAATATAGAG GAAGATCCTAACAGATCCGACAACAACGCTAAGCGTGCAG ACGAGCCTCCAGAGAAGATTGATCTGTCATGCTTTTCGGGCATTCTTCGTTGTGATCCGGATGAGAAAAGCCGTAACTGTTGGACAGTCCCTGACAGCAAGCTGTTTAAAGTCCGTAGTAAGAACTTCCCGCATGACAAATCAAAG ATACCTGCAGCAAGTTATCTGATGGAGCTTGCGGCCATCGACTGGTTTAAGGACAGCAAACGTATGGATAATGTCGGAAGGCAGAAAGGCTGTGTTGCCCAG GTTGCTGCTGAGAAAGGGATGCATACATTTGTAGCCAACATACAG ATCCCGGGATCAACCCATTACAGCTTGGTGATGTACTTCGTGACAAAGTCGTTGAAGAAGGGATCGCTGCTGCAGCGGTTCTTCGATGGGGACGACGAGTTCCGCAACAGCAGGCTGAAGCTTATACCATCAGTGCCCAAG GGATCATGGATAGTGAGGCAGAGCGTGGGGAGCACGCCATGCTTGCTGGGGAAGGCGGTGGATTGCAGCTACGTGCGAGGGGCGGGGTACCTGGAGGTGGACGTGGACATAGGgtcgtcggcggtggcgaacgGGGTGCTGGGGCTGGTGTTTGGCGTGGTGACCACCCTGGTGGTGGACATGGCGTTCCTCATCCAGGCCAACACCTACGAGGAGCTCCCCGAGCAGGTCATCGGCGCTGCTCGCCTCGCCCACGTCGAACCCTCCGCTGCCATCCTCCCTCACGACCTTCTCGACGACACCGACTCTGCTGCTAATGCTGCCTCCTCTTCTGAGGATGATCATTCCTCCAAGAAAACCAACTAG
- the LOC102699927 gene encoding protein ENHANCED DISEASE RESISTANCE 2-like isoform X2 codes for MLSSSASRREGTRSGELMSLSKAVSLAIRPGAAAAAENKSSELVQPRTATKAAAREAAAAAVHYEGWMVRYGRRKIGRSFFHTRYFVLDSRLLAYYKKKPKDNMVPLKSLLIDGNCRVEDRGLKTHHGQMVYVLCVYNKKEKEHQITMGAYDIEDALAWKKNIELIIDQQENMTAKNRKAFASMDFDMELGGQFLFSDHDSAAEDEEERPTLIRRTTIGNGPPESIHDWTKEHDIGLANQTDPIQLSSKKNWRLLRCQNGLRIFEELLEFDYLARSCSKAMRAVGVVDATCEAIFGLVMSMDVTRYEWDCSFRYGSLVEEVDGHTAVLYHRLQLHWCPMIVWPRDLCYVRYWRRNDDGSYVVLFRSTEHPNCGRQRGFVRAFIESGGFKISPLKCRNGRPRTQVQHLMQIDLRGWVLNYSPSFQYHSLLQILNCVAGLREYFSQTDDTHIIPRIPVMENMFDASSAQKDGKTEEVDSKTKPADQGQADSKNMGIIDEETDEDEDYQVPEANIEEDPNRSDNNAKRADEPPEKIDLSCFSGILRCDPDEKSRNCWTVPDSKLFKVRSKNFPHDKSKIPAASYLMELAAIDWFKDSKRMDNVGRQKGCVAQVAAEKGMHTFVANIQIPGSTHYSLVMYFVTKSLKKGSLLQRFFDGDDEFRNSRLKLIPSVPKGSWIVRQSVGSTPCLLGKAVDCSYVRGAGYLEVDVDIGSSAVANGVLGLVFGVVTTLVVDMAFLIQANTYEELPEQVIGAARLAHVEPSAAILPHDLLDDTDSAANAASSSEDDHSSKKTN; via the exons ATGCtgagctcgtcggcgtcgaggCGGGAAGGCACGAGGAGCGGCGAGCTGATGTCCCTCTCCAAGGCAGTCAGCCTCGCCATCAGGCcaggtgctgctgctgctgctgagaaCAAGAGCAGCGAACTGGTGCAGCCCAGGACGGCcacgaaggcggcggcgcgggaggcagcggcggcggcggtgcactaTGAGGGATGGATGGTCCGCTACGGCCGGAGGAAGATCGGCAGGTCCTTCTTCCACACGCGCTACTTCGTTCTCGACAGCAGGCTGCTCGCTTACTACAAGAAGAAGCCCAAGGACAACATG GTTCCTCTCAAGTCGCTGCTCATAGATGGCAATTGCAGGGTGGAGGACAGAGGACTTAAAACACATCATGGACAA ATGGTTTATGTCCTCTGCGTTTAtaataagaaagaaaaggagcacCAGATCACG ATGGGCGCGTATGATATTGAAGATGCCTTGGCTTGGAAAAAGAATATTGAACTCATCATTGATCAG CAAGAAAATATGACTGCTAAAAACCGTAAGGCCTTCGCTTCAATGGACTTTGATATGGAATTAGGAGGGCAGTTCTTATTTTCAGACCATGACAGCGC AGCTGAAGATGAAGAGGAGAGGCCTACGTTGATCCGCAGGACAACTATAGGGAACG GCCCCCCTGAATCAATACATGACTGGACCAAAGAGCATGATATTGGTTTAGCCAATCAGACTGATCCCATTCAACTTAGCTCCAAGAAGAATTGGCGCCTACTTAGATGCCAAAATG GACTGCGCATCTTTGAAGAACTTCTGGAATTTGATTATCTT GCAAGAAGTTGTAGCAAAGCAATGCGAGCTGTTGGTGTAGTGGATGCCACATGCGAAGCCATTTTTGGGCTGGTGATGAGCATGGATGTAACAAGATACGA GTGGGACTGCAGCTTTCGGTATGGTAGTTTAGTTGAAGAGGTTGATGGCCATACAGCTGTACTGTACCATAGGTTGCAGCTGCACTGGTGCCCAAT GATAGTATGGCCTCGAGACCTATGTTATGTTCGTTATTGGCGGCGTAATGATGATGGAAGTTatg TTGTGCTGTTTCGATCTACAGAGCATCCAAACTGTGGTCGTCAACGAGGATTTGTGAGGGCTTTTATTGAAA GTGGAGGTTTCAAGATCTCTCCTCTGAAATGTCGCAACGGGAGACCCCGCACTCAAGTTCAACACCTAATGCAGATTGATCTGAGGGGATGGGTCCTCAACTATTCTCCTTCCTTTCAGTATCACTCTTTGCTGCAGATACTTAACTGTGTAGCCG GTCTGCGGGAATACTTCTCCCAGACAGATGATACACATATAATTCCAAGGATTCCTGTGATGGAAAACATGTTCGATGCATCTTCAGCACAAAAAGATGGCAAGACTGAAGAAGTGGACTCAAAGACTAAACCAGCAGATCAAGGACAAGCAGATAGTAAAAATATGGGAATCATCGATGAAGAAACAGACGAGGATGAGGACTATCAGGTTCCTGAAGCTAATATAGAG GAAGATCCTAACAGATCCGACAACAACGCTAAGCGTGCAG ACGAGCCTCCAGAGAAGATTGATCTGTCATGCTTTTCGGGCATTCTTCGTTGTGATCCGGATGAGAAAAGCCGTAACTGTTGGACAGTCCCTGACAGCAAGCTGTTTAAAGTCCGTAGTAAGAACTTCCCGCATGACAAATCAAAG ATACCTGCAGCAAGTTATCTGATGGAGCTTGCGGCCATCGACTGGTTTAAGGACAGCAAACGTATGGATAATGTCGGAAGGCAGAAAGGCTGTGTTGCCCAG GTTGCTGCTGAGAAAGGGATGCATACATTTGTAGCCAACATACAG ATCCCGGGATCAACCCATTACAGCTTGGTGATGTACTTCGTGACAAAGTCGTTGAAGAAGGGATCGCTGCTGCAGCGGTTCTTCGATGGGGACGACGAGTTCCGCAACAGCAGGCTGAAGCTTATACCATCAGTGCCCAAG GGATCATGGATAGTGAGGCAGAGCGTGGGGAGCACGCCATGCTTGCTGGGGAAGGCGGTGGATTGCAGCTACGTGCGAGGGGCGGGGTACCTGGAGGTGGACGTGGACATAGGgtcgtcggcggtggcgaacgGGGTGCTGGGGCTGGTGTTTGGCGTGGTGACCACCCTGGTGGTGGACATGGCGTTCCTCATCCAGGCCAACACCTACGAGGAGCTCCCCGAGCAGGTCATCGGCGCTGCTCGCCTCGCCCACGTCGAACCCTCCGCTGCCATCCTCCCTCACGACCTTCTCGACGACACCGACTCTGCTGCTAATGCTGCCTCCTCTTCTGAGGATGATCATTCCTCCAAGAAAACCAACTAG
- the LOC102720582 gene encoding putative invertase inhibitor yields MAPRCLFIFLVLIIASSAAGDMVADTCARCSNGNPNVNYTLCVASLSEYSGSGGADLHGLALISAMPLRSGLASIASEARVLRDRSAPGSAARSCLEACMAVFRDAAFDLGNAVAAMEAWRYGDAKTAMSAAVDAPVTCEDEFKEQGMTAPAGIKAKSKPLFQQGVISLAIISLL; encoded by the coding sequence ATGGCCCCTCGCTGCCTCTTCATCTTTCTAGTGCTGATCAttgcgtcgtcggcggcgggcgatATGGTGGCGGATACATGCGCCAGATGCAGCAACGGCAACCCCAACGTGAACTACACCCTGTGCGTGGCGTCCCTGTCGGAGTactccggcagcggcggcgccgacctcCATGGCCTCGCTCTCATCTCCGCCATGCCACTCCGCTCGGGCCTGGCCAGCATCGCCTCGGAGGCCAGGGTGCTCCGCGACAGGTCGGCGCCTGGGTCAGCGGCGAGGTCGTGCCTGGAGGCGTGCATGGCCGTGTTCCGCGACGCTGCCTTCGACCTCGGCAACGCGGTGGCGGCCATGGAGGCGTGGAGGTACGGCGACGCCAAGACGGCGATGAGCGCGGCCGTCGACGCGCCGGTGACGTGCGAAGACGAGTTCAAGGAGCAGGGcatgacggcgccggcgggcatcAAGGCCAAGAGCAAGCCCCTCTTCCAACAGGGCGTCATCTCCCTCGCCATCATCTCCCTGCTCTAG
- the LOC102720857 gene encoding putative invertase inhibitor, which produces MESSVLTSSLTICLLLVLAVAPAQAVEEPEECASPVSVEVACRSASETHHGVAYDHCVASLAADPRSKEAGSLQGLAMLATRMAIDHAASTEAKIDDLADLEPEDARARYNHCLDQYGGAADLLRDALDNLKVRIYGTAMEQLSAALGAAESCEDAWKDDQINVPVAAHDREYGRMAHIALGFTHHAAA; this is translated from the coding sequence ATGGAGAGCAGCGTGCTCACGTCGTCGCTCACTATCTGCCTCCTCCTAGTGCTCGCCGTGGCGCCGGCGCAGGCCGTCGAGGAGCCGGAGGAGTGCGCCAGCCCGGTCAGCGTCGAGGTGGCGTGCCGCAGCGCCTCCGAGACGCACCACGGCGTGGCCTACGACCACTGCGTCGCGTCGCTGGCCGCCGACCCGCGCAGCAAGGAGGCGGGCAGCCTCCAGGGCCTGGCCATGCTCGCCACCAGGATGGCCATCGACCACGCCGCCAGCACCGAGGCCAAGATCGACGATCTCGCCGACCTGGAACCCGAGGACGCCCGCGCGCGCTACAACCACTGCCTGGACCAgtacggcggcgccgccgacctcctccGAGACGCCCTCGACAACCTCAAGGTCCGCATCTACGGCACGGCCATGGAGCAGCTGTCCGCCGCGCTGGGCGCCGCCGAGAGCTGCGAGGACGCATGGAAGGACGACCAGATCAACGTCCCCGTGGCAGCGCATGACAGGGAGTACGGCAGGATGGCTCACATCGCGCTCGGCTTCAcccaccacgccgccgcctaA
- the LOC102700208 gene encoding WAT1-related protein At3g30340-like has translation MMMMLLQGSECRTVMAMLVFDLISAVMTALVKKALQQGLNRLVLITLRQLVATLFLAPIAFFKERNTRPKLTSEILVYLFFSALLGAGLSQYTFFYGLQYTTATYAITFANLSPVLTFLIAIALKVESLNMKSKAGGAKILGTLTSMAGLLVLSLYKGVALTNRSAMEASGAGGEKKKQWTLGTVVLLGNCLCFSLWLLLQTKLTKKYPAIYSSTAIMFFISTLQGGALTLATGRLTASAWAWAVTTKLEILTILYSGVMASGVGYLIMTWCVGKRGPVFTAAFIPVIQIMVAFIDFFVLHEQLHLGSVVGSVLMILGLYLLLWGKKRDAAAASSSVVVVCCPKQLEEAAAPVVVKL, from the exons atgatgatgatgttgttGCAGGGTTCGGAGTGTAGGACGGTGATGGCAATGCTGGTGTTCGACCTCATCTCTGCTGTGATGACAGCGCTGGTGAAGAAGGCGCTGCAACAAGGTCTCAACCGCCTCGTCCTCATCACGCTCCGCCAGTTGGTCGCCACTCTCTTCCTCGCTCCAATTGCTTTTTTCAAAGAACG GAACACAAGGCCCAAGCTGACATCGGAGATACTTGTGTACCTCTTCTTCAGTGCATTGCTTGG TGCTGGTCTGTCTCAGTACACCTTCTTCTACGGGCTGCAGTACACGACGGCGACGTACGCCATAACATTCGCCAACTTGTCTCCAGTGCTCACCTTCCTGATTGCCATAGCGCTGAAGGTGGAATCGCTGAACATGAAGAGCAAGGCAGGTGGTGCCAAGATCCTCGGTACGCTGACATCGATGGCGGGCTTGCTGGTGCTGAGCCTGTACAAGGGTGTGGCCCTGACAAACCGATCAGCCATGGAAGCTtcaggagcaggaggagagaagaagaagcagtgGACGCTGGGGACGGTGGTGCTGCTGGGCAACTGCCTGTGCTTCTCGCtgtggctgctgctgcagacGAAGCTGACGAAGAAGTACCCGGCGATCTACTCCAGCACGGCCATCATGTTCTTCATCAGCACGCTGCAGGGTGGGGCGCTGACGCTGGCCACGGGCAGgctcaccgcctccgcctgggcctgGGCTGTCACCACCAAACTGGAAATCCTCACTATCCTCTACTCG GGCGTAATGGCGTCTGGAGTAGGGTACCTGATAATGACATGGTGTGTGGGGAAGAGGGGTCCCGTCTTCACCGCAGCCTTCATACCCGTCATCCAGATCATGGTTGCCTTCATCGACTTCTTCGTCCTCCATGAGCAGCTTCACCTCggaag CGTGGTAGGATCGGTGCTGATGATCCTAGGGCTGTATCTTCTGCTGTgggggaagaagagagacgctgctgctgcttcctcgTCGGTGGTGGTCGTATGTTGCCCCAAGCAGCTGGAAGAGGCAGCGGCACCTGTCGTCGTCAAACTATAA
- the LOC102721141 gene encoding WAT1-related protein At3g30340-like isoform X1, producing the protein MEWVEFLKPVIAMLVFDALFALMTALVKKALADGLNHVVFIALRQFVAALLLTPIAYFKERNTRPRFTKEIFAYLFMSALLGGLCAQYLFFLGLSYTTATFSNMTPVFTFLIAVPLQLETVDVRSKAGLAKIIGTLASVGGATLSSLYKGAALTHTSSSSSAKGITSGISKGRWMLGSVLLILNCVSFSLWMLLQGKLTKKYPAVISSTAFMTLFSSMQAGVLALTIERRLSVWLLRGNIQIIAVVFAGVGVSGIGYVLMTWCIEKKGPVFTAGFMPLIQIMAALIDLFFLHEQLFLGSAVGAALVIGGLYLLLWGKTKEPSATALLPKPVEQDTEKKANFETY; encoded by the exons ATGGAGTGGGTGGAGTTTCTGAAGCCAGTGATTGCAATGTTGGTATTTGACGCGCTCTTCGCTCTGATGACAGCATTGGTCAAGAAGGCATTGGCTGATGGGTTAAACCACGTTGTCTTTATCGCCCTACGCCAGTTTGTCGCAGCACTTCTGCTCACCCCAATTGCATACTTCAAAGAAAG GAATACAAGACCAAGATTCACAAAAGAGATCTTTGCCTACCTATTCATGAGCGCATTGCTTGG GGGATTATGTGCTCAGTATCTGTTCTTCCTGGGGTTGAGCTACACGACAGCAACATTCTCCAACATGACTCCTGTTTTCACCTTTTTGATTGCTGTCCCTCTCCA ATTGGAAACAGTTGATGTGAGGAGCAAGGCGGGGTTGGCAAAAATCATAGGAACACTCGCGTCTGTTGGAGGCGCAACGCTATCGAGCCTGTACAAGGGAGCTGCCTTGACAcacacatcatcatcatcatctgcgAAGGGTATTACATCCGGCATCAGCAAGGGGCGATGGATGCTAGGCTCCGTCTTGCTGATTTTAAACTGCGTCAGCTTCTCGCTGTGGATGCTGCTGCAAGGGAAACTCACAAAGAAATACCCTGCAGTCATCTCCAGCACTGCATTCATGACCTTGTTCAGCTCGATGCAAGCAGGAGTTCTGGCGCTCACAATAGAAAGGCGCCTTTCGGTGTGGTTGCTTCGAGGAAACATACAGATCATAGCTGTTGTTTTTGCA GGAGTGGGAGTATCAGGGATAGGGTATGTGCTGATGACCTGGTGCATCGAGAAGAAGGGGCCGGTGTTCACTGCAGGTTTCATGCCTCTCATCCAGATCATGGCTGCACTCATTGATCTCTTCTTCCTTCACGAACAACTTTTCCTTGGTAG TGCGGTAGGTGCTGCTCTTGTAATCGGAGGCCTCTATCTTCTCCTCTGGGGTAAGACCAAGGAACCATCAGCTACTGCTTTATTGCCAAAACCAGTGGAACAAGACACCGAGAAAAAAGCAAATTTCGAAACATATTAG
- the LOC102721141 gene encoding WAT1-related protein At4g01440-like isoform X2, which translates to MEWVEFLKPVIAMLVFDALFALMTALVKKALADGLNHVVFIALRQFVAALLLTPIAYFKERNTRPRFTKEIFAYLFMSALLGGLCAQYLFFLGLSYTTATFSNMTPVFTFLIAVPLQLETVDVRSKAGLAKIIGTLASVGGATLSSLYKGAALTHTSSSSSAKGITSGISKGRWMLGSVLLILNCVSFSLWMLLQGKLTKKYPAVISSTAFMTLFSSMQAGVLALTIERRLSVWLLRGNIQIIAVVFAGVGVSGIGYVLMTWCIEKKGPVFTAGFMPLIQIMAALIDLFFLHEQLFLVR; encoded by the exons ATGGAGTGGGTGGAGTTTCTGAAGCCAGTGATTGCAATGTTGGTATTTGACGCGCTCTTCGCTCTGATGACAGCATTGGTCAAGAAGGCATTGGCTGATGGGTTAAACCACGTTGTCTTTATCGCCCTACGCCAGTTTGTCGCAGCACTTCTGCTCACCCCAATTGCATACTTCAAAGAAAG GAATACAAGACCAAGATTCACAAAAGAGATCTTTGCCTACCTATTCATGAGCGCATTGCTTGG GGGATTATGTGCTCAGTATCTGTTCTTCCTGGGGTTGAGCTACACGACAGCAACATTCTCCAACATGACTCCTGTTTTCACCTTTTTGATTGCTGTCCCTCTCCA ATTGGAAACAGTTGATGTGAGGAGCAAGGCGGGGTTGGCAAAAATCATAGGAACACTCGCGTCTGTTGGAGGCGCAACGCTATCGAGCCTGTACAAGGGAGCTGCCTTGACAcacacatcatcatcatcatctgcgAAGGGTATTACATCCGGCATCAGCAAGGGGCGATGGATGCTAGGCTCCGTCTTGCTGATTTTAAACTGCGTCAGCTTCTCGCTGTGGATGCTGCTGCAAGGGAAACTCACAAAGAAATACCCTGCAGTCATCTCCAGCACTGCATTCATGACCTTGTTCAGCTCGATGCAAGCAGGAGTTCTGGCGCTCACAATAGAAAGGCGCCTTTCGGTGTGGTTGCTTCGAGGAAACATACAGATCATAGCTGTTGTTTTTGCA GGAGTGGGAGTATCAGGGATAGGGTATGTGCTGATGACCTGGTGCATCGAGAAGAAGGGGCCGGTGTTCACTGCAGGTTTCATGCCTCTCATCCAGATCATGGCTGCACTCATTGATCTCTTCTTCCTTCACGAACAACTTTTCCTTG TGCGGTAG